TTTTTCTCACAAGGTGTTCCCATATCTCCATACGATACAAGATGCATACAGCCTGGCTGACCTCGTCATAAGTCGGGCAGGAGCCGCTTCATTGACGGAAATTGCGGCGTTCGGATTGCCGTCTGTCTTAGTCCCTTTCCCCTATGCGGCTGATGATCATCAGACGCACAATGCAAGGATTTTCTCAGACAGTGGCGCTGCGCTGCTTTGCCATCAACCGGAACGAACTCCTAATGCACGCGGGGCTTTTGCCACCATGATTATCGACCTGATGGAGGATGCGGCGCGTCGCAAAGATATGTCGAGCAAAGCCGAAAAACTCTTTCGCGGGCGTGCGGCTGAAGCCGTTGCGGACGTTGTGGAAGAGTTGCACGAGATGAAAACCAAAGCCATCACCGTAAAAGTGTAGACGCTTTTTCTCACATCATGATGAATTCGGCTATCCGAGAGACTCTGCTTGAATTGCTCACTCGCAAACGCAGTCACTTTGCGCTGCTCGGGGTTGGCGGAGCAGGCATGAGCGCACTAGCCCGAATCCTTTTGCAGATGGGACACTTTGTCTATGGCGTGGACCGCGCGCGGCCCCGAGTTGTGGACAAGCTCATAGAGATCGGCATGGCGTTTCACCAAGGACATGATGGTTATCTCCCTGAGAAATGTGATGCCGTGATTTATTCCTCTGCTATCGAGCCTGAAAATGCCGAACGACAAGAAGCTCAGCGGCGCGGGTTGATGGAAGTGCGCCGGGGGGAATGCGTCGCTGTTTTAGCCAGCTTACGTAAAGCTTGTCTTGTCGCGGGAATGCATGGCAAGACGACTACAGCCTCGATGTTGGCGCATGTCCTTAGAGAGGCTGGGCCGGGCTGTGCACACTATATCGGCGCGGAAGTGCCAATACTCGGCAGCAATGCTGAGTGGGCTGCAGGGGCTGACCATTTCGTGGTCGAAGTCGATGAGAGCGATGGCACGCTTGCTGAGTTTAGTTGTGACTATGGCATATTGTTAAACATCGAGGAGGAACATTTGGACTACTACCGCAACTTGGAAGCGATCTTGAGTGTTTTCAAAACCTATGTGCAAGCGACGCGACGGCGGCTGATTTACTGCGGGGATGATCGGAATGCGGTGCTGCTGTGTTCGCAACATGCTCATACGCTGAGCTACGGGTTTAGTCCCAACTGCCGCATTCGCGCGCAACAGGTAAAGCTGCGGAATTATGGATCAACGTTTACGATTTACGATCAGGAAGAATGCATCGGCGAGGTGCAGCTCAATGTGCCGGGGTTGCAAAATGTGAGCAATGCGACGGCTGTCGTAGCGTTAGCTCGAGAACTAGGGCTAGAGTGGGATCGCGTGAAGGCGGCGCTGGCTGAATTTCAAGGGGCGCGACGCCGTTTTGAGGTAAAATATCAAAGCCGACGTTGGATGGTCGTCGATGATTACGCGCACCATCCGACGGAGATCCGAGCGACTCTTGCAGCGGCGAAGAATAGCGGATGGAAACGCGTGTTGACGTTATTTCAACCGCATCGTTATTCCCGCACGAAGCTGCTTCAAAGGGAGTTTGCCACTGCGTTTAAGGAGTCGGACGTCACTCTGATCACCGAAGTCTATGGTGCCAGCGAAAAGCCACTGGAAGGCGTAGGGGGAGCTCGACTGGCTTGGAAAATCAAGGAAGGTAGTGGAGGCGAAGTGATCTACGCGGAAAATTTAAGCCGTCTGCGTGCTTATGCTGCTGAAAAAATTCAGGAGGGGGATTTGATTCTTACTCTCGGTGCTGGGGATATTCATAAGACGGCGAGTGAGCTTGCGCGTGAGTTGGAGTTGTATGATGCGATCACGGATTTGCTACGCCATCCGGAGAGTGAAGTGCGCCGGGGAGAGTCTTTGGCACGGCATACTACGCTGCGCGTCGGAGGGCCTGCTCAAATCTGGGTGGAGCCTGGTGATGAAGCTGATCTTAGAGCGCTTTTGCAGTATCTAAAAGCTAAGGGGGAACCGTTTTGGGTGATTGGTCGCGGGAGTAATCTTTTGGTGAAGGACGGCGGTTTGCGTGGCGTGGTGATTCATTTAGGGAAACCTTATTTCAAAGGGATTCGTCTGGATGGCCAGGATGGTTTGATCGCTGGCGCGGGGGCTAGGCTTAAGGAGGTCGTGGCCTTTGCTAAGCGCCACCTTATTGGAGGATTGGAGTTTCTGGATGGTATACCGGGGAGTGTCGGAGGGGCGTTGAAAATGAATGCTGGCGCTATGGGACATTGGACGATGGATTCTGTGTCGTGGGTGCGTTGTATGGATAAGGCGGGCAATGTGAAAATCATGTCTGTGGCGGAGTTGAGCCCGCGTTATCGCGAAGTGCCGGGGATGGCTGATTTGATCGCATTGGAGGCACGGTTTATTGGAAAGCCTTCAAGTCGCGAGGCGATCGAACAGACGCTCCAGGAGATGAATGAAAAGCGATGGAAAAGTCAGCCAGCCGCAGCAAGTGCGGGGTGTATTTTCAAAAATCCGCCGAATATTCCGGCTGGGAAGTTGATTGATGAGTTGGGATGCAAAGGTTGGAGCGTTGGAGATGCGGTCGTTTCTCAAGAACACGGGAATTTTATTATTAATAGAGGTCAAGCTACGGCTGCGGATGTGCTGGCGTTGATTGAGCGCATCAGAGAAGCGGCTCGAGAGCGTGCACAGGTGAATTTAGAGAATGAAGTGATTGTGCTGGGTGAAGATTGGGAGGAAGGCGGATGAAACTGGCTCATCACATTGCTGTGCTCAAGGGGGGTATCTCCTCGGAGCGAGAAGTGTCGCTTCGGACGGGGGCAGCTGTTGCTTCTGCTCTGAGGAGGTTGGGGTATGAGGTGGAAGAAATTGACGTGCAGAATCGCACGCCTGTGTGGTCTGCTGGTGTGGATTTGGTATTTATCTGCCTGCATGGTGAGTTTGGCGAGGATGGTGAGGTGCAGACGTATTGTGAGACAAAGGGCGTGCCTTACACCGGTTGTGGTGTAGCGGCGAGCCAGGCGGCTTATGACAAAGGAAGGAGCAAGGCGATATTTTTTTCGAAAGGCGTGCCTTGCGCAGAAAGTGAAACGCTCATCGGAGAAGCCGAGCCTAAGATGCAACCGCCGTTTGTTTTGAAACCCGTATGCCAAGGCTCGAGTGTGGGGATTGAGTTTGTCCAAGATGCTGCAGAAGTGTCTGCAGCCCTGGCTCGAGTGCGACAATATCATCAGCCTGTGCTTGTGGAGCGGTGGATCCGCGGTAGAGAGGTGACGGTGGGAATTTTGGAGGGGGAGACTTTGCCGATCGTAGAGATACGACCGAAGCGAGGTTGGTATAATTACGAGAATAAATATACGGCTGGGGCGACGGAATACATCTGCCCGGCTGAGTTGGCGCCTGAGTTGGCAGGCAAGGTGAGGGTAGCGGCGAAGCAGGCTTATGAGGCGCTCGGATGTGAAGTGTATGCGAGAATTGATTTAATGATTGACGAGCAAGATAATGTGTATGTTTTAGAAGTGAACACTATACCTGGTATGACGGAGACAAGTTTGCTACCTAAGGCTGCGCGTGTGGCTGGGTTATCGTTTGAGGCTTTGTGTGAGCGGATTATTGCCGCTTCGCTTCGGATACGAGGTAGCGTGGAGGACGGAAGGAGAAGGAGATGATTCGTTGGCTGAATACAGGACAACGTGTGCGGGCTTTGCACGGAAGTATAGTGAATTTAGTGGTGGAGCCGCGGAACGTGCGTCTTCAACGGAAAAAGTGGGGGCGCATATTGATGGGGACGGGGGGGGTTGTTGTGTTATTTGGTGCTTTGAGCTGGCTCACTCATCAGGGGATGGAATGGGCATTGCGGCGATTTGTTTACGAAAATGAGAAATTTACTTTGAGAGAAATTCAGCTTGATTTGCGTGGCAACATTGTGCGGCGGCAGGTGTTAGAGGCGGCCAATGTGCATGCGGGACAAAATCTGATGCAGATTAACCTGGCGCAGGTGCAAAAAGCGATCGAGGCTTTGCCTTATGTCGCTCAAGCACAGGTGGAGAGAGTGTTGCCAGATAAGTTAATCATTAAGGTCGAGGAGCGTTTACCTGCGATGTTGATTCGTGGTGTAGCTTTGGGACAAAAAAAAGAGGATTTGTTTTACGTAGGTTGGGACGGGACTGTAATGCGCCCTCGTCCTGGAGAGACACTGCGATCTTTACCTGAGATCGTGGGGCTGCGATGGAATGATTTGGAGGAAGGCATTCGATTAAATCGCAAGGAGATTAGTGC
The genomic region above belongs to Candidatus Methylacidiphilales bacterium and contains:
- a CDS encoding D-alanine--D-alanine ligase, which codes for MKLAHHIAVLKGGISSEREVSLRTGAAVASALRRLGYEVEEIDVQNRTPVWSAGVDLVFICLHGEFGEDGEVQTYCETKGVPYTGCGVAASQAAYDKGRSKAIFFSKGVPCAESETLIGEAEPKMQPPFVLKPVCQGSSVGIEFVQDAAEVSAALARVRQYHQPVLVERWIRGREVTVGILEGETLPIVEIRPKRGWYNYENKYTAGATEYICPAELAPELAGKVRVAAKQAYEALGCEVYARIDLMIDEQDNVYVLEVNTIPGMTETSLLPKAARVAGLSFEALCERIIAASLRIRGSVEDGRRRR
- a CDS encoding FtsQ-type POTRA domain-containing protein, which encodes MIRWLNTGQRVRALHGSIVNLVVEPRNVRLQRKKWGRILMGTGGVVVLFGALSWLTHQGMEWALRRFVYENEKFTLREIQLDLRGNIVRRQVLEAANVHAGQNLMQINLAQVQKAIEALPYVAQAQVERVLPDKLIIKVEERLPAMLIRGVALGQKKEDLFYVGWDGTVMRPRPGETLRSLPEIVGLRWNDLEEGIRLNRKEISAALDFLKALNETPMRSVFDVKTIDVSQPMMLHVTTTQGYRVIFRQELYAAQLNRLSEIIDYATARYWLLNTVDLTPSRNVPVTYREYTVLNTPSAVSNPRR
- the murC gene encoding UDP-N-acetylmuramate--L-alanine ligase yields the protein MMNSAIRETLLELLTRKRSHFALLGVGGAGMSALARILLQMGHFVYGVDRARPRVVDKLIEIGMAFHQGHDGYLPEKCDAVIYSSAIEPENAERQEAQRRGLMEVRRGECVAVLASLRKACLVAGMHGKTTTASMLAHVLREAGPGCAHYIGAEVPILGSNAEWAAGADHFVVEVDESDGTLAEFSCDYGILLNIEEEHLDYYRNLEAILSVFKTYVQATRRRLIYCGDDRNAVLLCSQHAHTLSYGFSPNCRIRAQQVKLRNYGSTFTIYDQEECIGEVQLNVPGLQNVSNATAVVALARELGLEWDRVKAALAEFQGARRRFEVKYQSRRWMVVDDYAHHPTEIRATLAAAKNSGWKRVLTLFQPHRYSRTKLLQREFATAFKESDVTLITEVYGASEKPLEGVGGARLAWKIKEGSGGEVIYAENLSRLRAYAAEKIQEGDLILTLGAGDIHKTASELARELELYDAITDLLRHPESEVRRGESLARHTTLRVGGPAQIWVEPGDEADLRALLQYLKAKGEPFWVIGRGSNLLVKDGGLRGVVIHLGKPYFKGIRLDGQDGLIAGAGARLKEVVAFAKRHLIGGLEFLDGIPGSVGGALKMNAGAMGHWTMDSVSWVRCMDKAGNVKIMSVAELSPRYREVPGMADLIALEARFIGKPSSREAIEQTLQEMNEKRWKSQPAAASAGCIFKNPPNIPAGKLIDELGCKGWSVGDAVVSQEHGNFIINRGQATAADVLALIERIREAARERAQVNLENEVIVLGEDWEEGG